A region from the Camelus ferus isolate YT-003-E chromosome 1, BCGSAC_Cfer_1.0, whole genome shotgun sequence genome encodes:
- the PTX3 gene encoding pentraxin-related protein PTX3, giving the protein MHLPVILFCVLWSAVSAENSDDYELMYVNLDNEIDNGLHPTEDPTPCDCNRDHSEWDKLFIMLENSQMREGMLLQATDDVFRGELQNLRAELGRLASSLGRPCAPAAPAEARLARALDELLQASRDAGRRLARLEEAGMPRPQQEEGRALSAVLEELRRTRADLRAVRDWAAGRWLPAGCETAILFPMRSKKIFASVHPATPMKLDAFSACIWVKATDVLNKTILFSYGTKRNPYEIQLYLTYQSIVLVVGGEENRLVADTVISLGTWTHLCSTWNSEKGRMSFWVNGELVATTVNMATGHVVPEGGILQIGQEKNGCCVGGGFDETLAFSGRLTGFNIWNHVLSNEEIRKTGGEESCHIRGNVVGWGVTEIQTHGGAQYVS; this is encoded by the exons ATGCATCTCCCTGTGATTCTGTTTTGTGTTCTCTGGTCTGCAGTGTCGGCCGAGAACTCGGATGATTATGAGCTCATGTATGTGAATTTGGACAACGAAATAGACAATGGACTCCATCCCACTGAGGACC CCACGCCATGCGACTGCAATCGGGATCACTCCGAGTGGGACAAGCTCTTCATCATGCTGGAGAACTCGCAGATGCGGGAGGGCATGCTGCTGCAGGCCACCGACGACGTCTTCCGCGGGGAGTTGCAGAACCTGCGGGCCGAGCTTGGCCGGCTGGCGAGCAGCCTGGGGAGGCCGTGCGCACCGGCGGCCCCcgcagaggccaggctggcccGGGCGCTGGACGAGCTGCTGCAGGCGAGCCGCGATGCCGGACGCAGGCTGGCGCGTCTGGAGGAAGCCGGGATGCCGCGGCCGCAGCAGGAGGAGGGGCGGGCCCTGAGCGCGGTGCTTGAGGAGCTGCGGCGGACGCGGGCGGACCTCCGAGCGGTGCGGGACTGGGCGGCCGGGCGCTGGCTGCCGGCAG GTTGTGAAACAGCGATTTTATTCCCCATGCGTTCCAAAAAGATTTTTGCAAGCGTGCATCCGGCGACACCAATGAAACTTGATGCTTTCAGTGCCTGCATCTGGGTCAAAGCCACAGATGTATTAAACAAAACCATCCTGTTTTCCTATGGCACAAAGAGGAATCCATATGAGATCCAGCTGTACCTCACCTATCAGTCCATTGTGCTTGTGGTGGGTGGAGAGGAAAACAGACTGGTTGCCGACACCGTGATTTCCCTGGGAACGTGGACCCATCTGTGCAGCACctggaattcagagaaagggcGCATGTCCTTCTGGGTAAATGGTGAACTGGTGGCCACCACAGTCAACATGGCTACGGGTCACGTTGTTCCTGAGGGAGGAATCCTGCAGATTGGCCAAGAAAAGAATGGCTGCTGCGTGGGTGGTGGCTTTGATGAAACATTAGCCTTTTCTGGAAGACTCACAGGCTTCAATATCTGGAATCATGTTCTCAGCAACGAGGAGATAAGAAAGACTGGAGGAGAGGAGTCTTGTCACATCCGGGGCAATGTGGTTGGGTGGGGAGTCACGGAGATTCAGACCCACGGAGGAgctcagtatgtttcctaa